Proteins encoded in a region of the Paenibacillus pedocola genome:
- a CDS encoding SDR family NAD(P)-dependent oxidoreductase: protein MVNVQGKWALITGASRGVGYQTALFMAGQGCNLILHSRELAHTAKVEQEVRALGVDVYCVQAELANHEEVVAMLDEIEGKGTPVDIVFNNAAVQIAYRTDYWNTPVEDFEQSFRINFISIATICNRFIPQMIGRGFGRVINTTSGIKNEPEQAGYAASKAALDKFTKDLASRLDGTDVILSLTDPGWCRTDLGGPNATSPVESVIPGIAVGAFVDDKKSGRFLHAQAFAGMTLEAAVALAETMNATPYII, encoded by the coding sequence GTGGTAAATGTACAAGGCAAATGGGCCCTGATTACAGGGGCAAGCAGAGGCGTCGGTTATCAGACTGCACTATTTATGGCCGGACAAGGCTGCAATCTTATTCTCCATAGCAGGGAACTTGCCCATACGGCAAAAGTGGAACAAGAGGTACGGGCACTCGGTGTTGATGTCTACTGTGTGCAGGCCGAGCTGGCCAATCACGAAGAAGTGGTCGCCATGCTGGATGAAATTGAAGGCAAAGGCACCCCCGTAGATATTGTCTTTAATAATGCGGCTGTACAAATTGCCTACAGAACCGATTACTGGAATACGCCGGTGGAGGATTTTGAGCAGAGCTTCCGGATTAACTTCATTTCTATTGCAACGATATGTAACCGTTTTATTCCTCAGATGATCGGGCGCGGCTTCGGACGGGTCATCAATACAACCAGCGGCATTAAAAATGAGCCGGAGCAGGCGGGTTATGCGGCCAGTAAAGCGGCGCTGGATAAATTCACTAAAGATTTGGCTTCCCGGCTGGATGGAACCGATGTCATCCTCAGCTTAACGGATCCGGGCTGGTGCCGCACCGATCTCGGCGGCCCGAATGCCACCAGTCCGGTCGAAAGCGTCATCCCGGGAATTGCTGTCGGCGCCTTTGTGGACGACAAGAAAAGCGGACGTTTCCTCCACGCTCAAGCCTTTGCCGGCATGACGCTGGAAGCAGCTGTGGCCCTGGCAGAAACGATGAACGCAACACCATATATCATCTAA
- a CDS encoding phosphotransferase, with the protein MDMSNSRRIDLIKDTVYCFVCPEAEVLSVESVPMHAGSRAVELMRNKVRLQRKAGIKTGPDAAEEVSLVTKQATFVERSALSRLFSQAANVPFSLSGQPLHEGRSLLCIEDVDYRTDYGKLDITALQEKELRALAYIHYANLGCTCDLPWLPKVDEDYIAKCINEWWRPSWERAKENPVFADTFGTEIISRIEDIAGRIVEDMAPVIYDESTYTMIHNDLNPGNVLVKGNNKVYFIDWEEARYGSLFMDIPMRCGNLQQAGDYRRYLESLGYGIADQHFTERFAVASRYLGLRFMCWNLGVWQQNEQARNGLLQYMEMVTRPLFS; encoded by the coding sequence ATGGATATGAGCAATAGCAGAAGGATTGACTTGATTAAAGATACCGTATATTGCTTTGTTTGTCCTGAAGCGGAGGTGCTGAGCGTAGAGAGCGTACCGATGCATGCAGGGTCCCGGGCCGTTGAGCTGATGCGCAACAAGGTAAGGCTGCAGCGAAAAGCAGGAATAAAGACGGGTCCGGATGCGGCCGAGGAGGTCTCGCTTGTTACGAAACAGGCTACTTTTGTGGAGCGTTCGGCACTTTCGCGGCTGTTCTCACAGGCTGCCAATGTTCCCTTCAGCCTGTCGGGCCAGCCTTTGCATGAAGGGCGAAGCCTGCTGTGCATTGAGGACGTGGACTACCGGACGGATTACGGCAAGCTGGATATAACTGCGCTCCAGGAAAAGGAATTGCGGGCGCTGGCTTATATTCATTACGCCAATCTGGGCTGTACTTGTGACCTGCCCTGGCTGCCGAAGGTGGATGAAGATTACATTGCCAAATGCATCAATGAATGGTGGAGACCTTCCTGGGAGCGTGCCAAGGAGAACCCCGTCTTTGCTGATACGTTCGGGACGGAGATCATCTCCAGGATTGAGGATATTGCCGGACGGATCGTGGAAGACATGGCACCTGTGATTTATGATGAAAGCACCTATACGATGATCCATAATGATCTGAATCCGGGCAACGTTCTGGTGAAGGGCAATAATAAAGTTTATTTCATTGACTGGGAAGAGGCGAGGTACGGTTCGCTGTTCATGGACATCCCCATGCGCTGCGGGAATCTGCAGCAAGCCGGAGATTACCGCAGATATCTTGAATCTCTAGGCTACGGCATTGCGGATCAGCATTTTACCGAACGTTTTGCTGTGGCCTCCCGGTACCTGGGCCTCCGGTTCATGTGCTGGAACTTAGGCGTATGGCAGCAGAATGAACAAGCCAGGAACGGCCTGCTCCAATACATGGAGATGGTAACGCGTCCTTTATTCAGTTAA
- the aroB gene encoding 3-dehydroquinate synthase, which translates to MSQRFQVELKKLVDNSYEIEIGEKLFPSLIRDLQEGLVPGVSKFAIITDSSVEPLYGQPLLALLRQNGFVAELFAFPAGEPSKTRETKALLEDQLLSHSYGRDCCIIAVGGGAVTDLAGFLAGTFGRGVPSLNYATTLLAAADASVGGKTGVNTPVATNLIGVFHQPRKVYIDLAAWRTLPVREFRSGLAETIKHACLADAKFFEYLEDHIGKIVSPAGELILDPETCEQIALHNCRIKYEVVEQDEHESNLRQILNLGHTAGRALEAVSGYALLHGEAVAVGLVIQAKLGVKLGYMTGEQAERVAALLRRAGLPTEIPDAITNRMLLDKMYTDKKVRSGRIRFVFQDGIGAMKRFADGSYSTPVEETTIMELLEEIRG; encoded by the coding sequence ATGTCCCAACGTTTCCAGGTTGAGCTGAAAAAGCTAGTCGACAACTCTTACGAGATTGAGATCGGCGAAAAGCTGTTCCCGTCGCTGATCCGTGATTTACAGGAGGGACTTGTGCCGGGTGTGAGCAAATTTGCAATTATTACAGATTCCTCCGTTGAGCCGTTATATGGCCAGCCCCTGCTTGCACTGCTCCGGCAGAACGGTTTTGTAGCTGAGCTGTTTGCGTTTCCGGCCGGGGAGCCATCCAAAACCCGTGAAACCAAGGCGCTTCTGGAGGATCAGCTGCTGAGCCATTCCTACGGACGGGATTGCTGTATCATAGCAGTCGGCGGCGGTGCGGTAACGGATCTGGCCGGCTTCCTGGCCGGGACGTTCGGCCGGGGAGTGCCGAGCCTGAACTATGCAACAACGCTGCTGGCAGCAGCCGATGCTTCCGTTGGCGGCAAAACAGGCGTGAACACGCCGGTCGCCACCAATCTGATCGGTGTATTTCATCAGCCGCGCAAAGTGTACATTGATCTCGCAGCCTGGCGAACGCTCCCTGTCCGTGAGTTCAGAAGCGGTCTGGCGGAGACGATCAAGCATGCCTGTCTGGCTGACGCGAAGTTTTTTGAGTATTTGGAGGATCATATCGGTAAAATCGTTTCACCGGCCGGGGAGCTGATCCTCGACCCTGAGACATGCGAACAGATTGCGCTGCACAACTGCCGGATCAAATACGAAGTAGTGGAGCAGGACGAGCATGAGAGTAATCTGCGGCAGATCCTGAACCTTGGTCATACGGCCGGTAGAGCGCTGGAAGCGGTCAGCGGCTATGCGCTGCTGCATGGGGAAGCCGTTGCGGTCGGTCTGGTGATTCAAGCGAAGCTGGGAGTGAAGCTGGGGTATATGACCGGAGAACAGGCTGAGCGTGTCGCAGCACTGCTGCGAAGAGCGGGACTCCCGACGGAGATTCCGGACGCCATTACAAACCGGATGCTGTTGGACAAAATGTACACAGATAAAAAAGTGCGCAGCGGCCGGATCCGCTTCGTCTTCCAGGACGGCATCGGGGCAATGAAGCGTTTTGCAGATGGTTCCTATTCTACTCCGGTGGAGGAAACGACGATTATGGAGCTGCTGGAAGAGATCCGCGGCTGA
- a CDS encoding DUF6468 domain-containing protein, giving the protein MGNPIKEFKNSLDGLKRSLDGVKQSVDGLKEPVDEVKANIQETVDEAKTRSDSVKMQFRRMKASVQETKAVLGEVRETISAAGDVLYTQKRHRRLLSRRKKAKTIG; this is encoded by the coding sequence ATGGGCAACCCGATTAAGGAATTTAAGAACAGTCTCGACGGCCTGAAGCGGTCGCTGGATGGCGTGAAGCAGTCAGTAGACGGCTTGAAGGAACCGGTGGATGAAGTGAAGGCCAACATTCAAGAGACCGTCGATGAGGCGAAGACGCGCTCGGATAGCGTGAAAATGCAATTTAGACGGATGAAGGCCTCGGTGCAGGAGACTAAGGCGGTGCTGGGCGAGGTCAGGGAGACAATTTCGGCAGCTGGTGACGTTCTCTACACACAGAAGCGCCATAGAAGATTGCTCAGCCGGCGGAAGAAAGCGAAAACGATCGGATAA
- a CDS encoding tubulin-like doman-containing protein — protein sequence MKPVVREHIQQLDVSLGGGIVSDKIRVDTIDNPILIIGLGGTGIDALLRLKYQINRRFKLPEDPLSKKKRDKPDNVEFLAFETNEQDRGKKYKGIGLDPQNEFVLLANAEIGGLLQNRSILDPYITEWLSPELSITDGMNGAAGVRQAGRLLLFTKINQVVGAIDKKIKTLSVGTSKKLMVFLLTGLSGGTGSGAFLDIAYIVRGIIERDYGAAGIDRVNTLGYLFTPDVNLANKSLSEHTREYIRKNGYAALKELDYWMNVDSRGERFRQQYGNILTVNSPLPPFNLCHLISATNTEGKLLENAYDYCMNVTAENITNFMASEEKASGEEFAIHDYISNIRTNIAQMNKTYPANYEYNIIGASSAVLPIEEMTTYLAYRLFDKMDKMFQQAPGQEDVEKFARKLGIDLDTMVKTFESRVPEPLPGYQNSERLSHANVIKNQVVDMDTELEQNFLSRAREEYIKSKKQLPGEITGRFSEELERIFLHPEQGPFYVSRLLYTEKGFCILKLIQSYIEALRESLLRLPRDIETAQDSAEEKLGDARSAFVSKEKKKNAYIEAKINEYWLHADVERTEQMIQFYEDLFELLNEENNRIYGVFTEILSALSSIFEKNGDILLSGEEQADHKGNKTYYWNIVNVPDISATISKVMDQKDGDDLIRDFTREMLKHSGRWVREQEIDIVRSISEFLSDKFGDLITRSMEDFLVMKYGREEPLDKFVERIIAGRLDEDAVPIFHLSNSSGSLHFPSWGFVSVPVKAPGILKGIRNYQNNALGKSQFTVKESEVKNRIFWLNTRNGVPLFVYTPLRVFEENYERTILDKEGIGRHLVMTDKNNWTYLPSPIPEKSWGDTYVNPRVREYNARVRADFARALKSGVIIEKGPDENTSSRFSVIFTKPFDLEKLLSGYDLQLGSSRPNLGEVKKAADELRTLRENGLEREGVKDIFGSINMELAQENLIRSPQLITRVREELLKYDALTAKAAELDALLRQYLDEDKWLDQFIEALYTDTIVKKGALYVYDRDEEEEAWEPFANLMKERSYVEYAVYRHFRELDEKSRSVLLRKAARRSGEMTAAEDVTPLLYKLEGLYVSFLEARDSLEYERVEHANGDEMYGFYKSLTGKLGSIRRKLK from the coding sequence ATGAAACCGGTAGTAAGAGAGCATATACAGCAACTCGATGTATCACTTGGCGGGGGGATCGTCAGCGACAAAATCAGAGTAGACACGATCGATAACCCGATCCTGATCATCGGACTTGGCGGTACGGGCATCGACGCCCTGCTGCGGCTGAAATACCAGATTAACCGCCGCTTTAAGCTGCCCGAAGATCCGCTCTCCAAGAAGAAGCGCGACAAGCCGGATAACGTGGAATTCCTGGCTTTTGAGACGAATGAGCAGGACCGCGGTAAAAAATACAAAGGCATCGGGCTTGATCCGCAGAATGAGTTCGTGCTGCTGGCTAACGCGGAAATCGGCGGCCTGCTGCAAAACAGAAGTATTCTCGACCCCTACATTACCGAGTGGCTGTCGCCGGAGCTGAGCATTACCGATGGCATGAACGGTGCTGCCGGTGTACGCCAGGCCGGGCGCCTGCTGCTGTTCACCAAGATCAATCAGGTTGTAGGTGCAATTGATAAGAAGATCAAGACGCTATCCGTTGGTACCAGCAAGAAGCTGATGGTGTTCCTGCTTACGGGCTTATCCGGAGGTACGGGAAGCGGAGCTTTTCTGGATATCGCCTATATCGTGCGCGGCATTATTGAACGCGACTACGGTGCGGCAGGCATCGACCGGGTCAACACACTGGGCTATCTGTTCACTCCGGACGTCAATCTGGCGAATAAAAGCCTTAGCGAGCACACCCGCGAATATATCCGCAAGAACGGTTATGCGGCGCTCAAAGAGCTGGATTACTGGATGAACGTGGACAGCCGCGGTGAGCGGTTCCGCCAGCAGTACGGCAATATTCTCACAGTCAATTCACCGCTGCCGCCGTTTAACCTGTGCCATTTGATCTCCGCAACCAATACGGAGGGCAAGCTGCTGGAGAATGCCTATGATTACTGCATGAACGTAACGGCAGAGAATATCACCAACTTTATGGCCAGCGAGGAAAAAGCATCGGGCGAGGAATTCGCCATCCATGACTATATCAGCAACATCCGTACGAACATTGCGCAGATGAACAAGACCTACCCTGCCAATTATGAATACAACATTATCGGGGCTTCGTCGGCCGTGCTGCCGATTGAGGAAATGACCACCTATCTCGCCTACCGCCTGTTCGACAAAATGGACAAGATGTTCCAGCAGGCACCCGGCCAGGAGGATGTGGAGAAGTTCGCGCGCAAGCTTGGGATTGATCTCGATACCATGGTCAAAACCTTCGAATCCCGCGTACCCGAACCGCTGCCCGGCTATCAGAACAGCGAGCGGCTCAGCCACGCCAATGTGATCAAGAACCAGGTCGTGGATATGGACACCGAGCTGGAGCAGAACTTCCTGTCCCGGGCGCGTGAAGAATATATCAAATCCAAAAAACAGCTGCCCGGTGAAATCACCGGACGTTTCAGTGAGGAGCTGGAACGCATCTTCCTGCATCCCGAGCAGGGGCCGTTCTATGTCTCGCGGCTGCTCTATACCGAGAAGGGCTTCTGCATCCTGAAGCTGATCCAGTCCTATATCGAAGCGCTGCGTGAGAGTCTTCTGCGCCTGCCGCGTGATATTGAGACGGCACAGGACAGCGCGGAAGAGAAGCTCGGCGATGCGCGCAGCGCTTTTGTCTCCAAGGAGAAGAAGAAAAACGCTTATATCGAAGCCAAGATCAATGAGTACTGGCTGCATGCCGATGTGGAGCGCACAGAGCAGATGATCCAGTTCTATGAGGACCTGTTTGAGCTGCTGAATGAGGAGAATAACCGGATTTACGGCGTGTTTACGGAGATTCTCAGTGCGCTAAGCTCGATCTTTGAGAAAAACGGGGATATTCTGCTGAGCGGTGAAGAGCAGGCGGATCACAAAGGCAACAAAACCTACTATTGGAATATCGTCAACGTGCCGGATATTTCCGCGACGATCTCCAAGGTGATGGACCAGAAGGATGGCGACGACCTGATCCGTGACTTCACGCGGGAAATGCTTAAGCATTCCGGACGCTGGGTCAGAGAGCAGGAGATCGATATTGTCCGTTCCATCTCCGAGTTCCTGAGCGACAAGTTCGGGGATCTGATTACCCGTTCGATGGAAGATTTCCTGGTGATGAAATACGGCCGCGAGGAGCCGCTGGACAAATTTGTAGAGCGGATTATCGCCGGACGGCTGGATGAGGATGCGGTGCCGATTTTCCATCTCAGCAACAGCTCAGGCAGCCTGCACTTCCCGTCATGGGGCTTCGTGTCCGTGCCGGTCAAAGCGCCGGGCATCCTGAAGGGGATCCGTAATTACCAGAATAACGCACTCGGCAAATCACAGTTTACGGTTAAGGAGAGCGAGGTTAAGAACCGGATTTTCTGGCTCAATACCCGCAACGGGGTGCCGCTCTTCGTCTATACGCCGCTCCGGGTGTTCGAAGAGAATTATGAACGGACGATCCTCGACAAGGAAGGTATCGGCCGCCATCTGGTAATGACCGACAAGAACAACTGGACCTACCTGCCGTCTCCGATTCCGGAGAAGTCATGGGGTGACACCTATGTGAACCCGCGTGTCCGTGAATACAACGCCAGAGTGCGGGCCGATTTCGCCCGGGCACTGAAGAGTGGAGTGATCATCGAAAAGGGCCCTGACGAAAATACGAGCAGCCGTTTCTCGGTCATCTTCACCAAGCCGTTTGATCTGGAGAAGCTGCTGAGCGGATATGATCTGCAGCTGGGCTCGTCCCGCCCGAATCTCGGGGAAGTGAAGAAGGCAGCTGATGAGCTGCGGACGCTGCGTGAGAACGGGCTGGAGCGTGAAGGGGTTAAGGATATTTTCGGGAGCATCAACATGGAGCTGGCCCAGGAGAACCTGATCCGCTCACCGCAGCTGATCACCCGTGTCCGCGAGGAACTGCTCAAATACGACGCCCTGACAGCCAAAGCAGCTGAGCTGGACGCTCTGCTCCGTCAGTATCTCGACGAAGATAAGTGGCTGGACCAGTTCATCGAGGCGCTCTATACCGATACCATAGTCAAAAAAGGCGCACTGTATGTCTATGACCGTGACGAGGAAGAAGAGGCCTGGGAGCCGTTCGCTAATTTAATGAAGGAACGCAGCTATGTGGAATATGCCGTCTACCGCCATTTCCGTGAACTGGATGAGAAGAGCCGAAGTGTGCTGCTGCGTAAAGCGGCGCGCCGCTCAGGGGAAATGACAGCAGCCGAAGATGTAACTCCGCTGCTGTATAAGCTGGAGGGGCTGTATGTTTCCTTCCTGGAGGCACGCGACAGTCTGGAGTATGAGCGGGTGGAGCATGCCAACGGTGACGAGATGTACGGCTTCTACAAGAGTCTGACCGGCAAGCTCGGCAGTATCCGCAGAAAGCTGAAGTAA
- a CDS encoding GNAT family N-acetyltransferase, with protein MDERDTRILQLISLISTGAVKYVRSAFAREAVPVLYYGDSGANQGVFCVAEDEGCVIAYAAFRKYDEPDVLLEVMKQKISLYLQASEQREICFNVYGSNTEIVQFVRGLGFVSDLEGYQLQYVNDRPVYAEEASLLQEQGFTPDMLEPFIALFDTAYEQLSLENGWRTDRYRREPEVFLRMLEGYEASGQVRSFWLQDSLAGAYITDGAYIRDLVVAPEFQNCGYGRTILQRCVNHMRSRTEGGNIYLRVAESNVGAKRFYERNQFVAIARFAEHTYRRQEQ; from the coding sequence ATGGATGAACGTGATACCCGGATTTTGCAGCTGATTTCGCTGATTTCCACCGGGGCTGTGAAATATGTCCGGTCCGCCTTCGCAAGAGAGGCTGTTCCGGTTCTGTATTATGGGGATTCAGGCGCCAATCAGGGCGTGTTCTGTGTGGCGGAGGATGAAGGCTGTGTGATTGCCTACGCGGCATTCAGGAAGTACGATGAGCCGGATGTGCTGCTGGAAGTAATGAAGCAGAAGATTAGCCTTTATTTGCAGGCAAGTGAGCAGCGGGAGATCTGCTTTAATGTATATGGAAGCAATACGGAAATTGTTCAATTTGTGCGGGGGTTAGGCTTCGTGTCCGATTTGGAAGGATATCAGCTGCAGTATGTGAATGACCGGCCGGTTTATGCCGAAGAGGCCTCCTTGCTCCAGGAACAGGGATTTACACCGGATATGCTGGAGCCGTTCATTGCTTTATTTGATACAGCCTACGAGCAGCTGAGCCTTGAGAACGGCTGGAGGACGGATAGATACCGGAGGGAGCCTGAAGTGTTTTTGCGGATGCTGGAGGGGTATGAAGCTTCTGGACAGGTACGCTCATTTTGGCTGCAGGACAGCTTGGCAGGCGCGTATATTACAGATGGCGCGTATATCCGCGATCTTGTCGTTGCCCCAGAATTTCAGAATTGCGGGTATGGCAGGACTATCCTGCAGCGCTGTGTGAATCACATGAGGAGCAGGACGGAAGGAGGTAACATCTATTTACGGGTAGCGGAGAGCAATGTGGGAGCCAAAAGATTTTACGAACGTAATCAGTTTGTTGCTATAGCAAGGTTTGCTGAACATACCTATCGCCGGCAGGAGCAGTAA
- a CDS encoding vWA domain-containing protein → MASPVASLRASAASAAPSRIDAVLLIDVSNSMNKSDKNNIAGEAMKMFIDMLSAQGDKVGIVAYTDKVQREKALLEIGSAGDKQDLKDFIDGLDRGPYTDIAVGVEEAVKVLENGSDPGHEPMIVMLADGNNDLNESGSRTQSQSDQELSAAVDAAKQKGYPIYTIGLNADGKLNKNILAGLSDETGGKAFTTDSADDLPQILSEIFASHLKLKVVPVQSITANGSYQDVTINVPNSSVLEANISIMSSQPVTAKLTDPSGKEVAIPSDDVLLSKSSSYSLIKLLSPEQGDWKLQVKGVPKDKIDINLVFNYDLELKIDALPSKAYKKGDTVDIVSHLYSNGAQVTLSNLYQDMKAVLLATDVDTGAVQEIPLDNSGAEFKGAFEIKDSHNYELKVRAEESSFYRESDVLKIDAKTGAVSTAPAATSGPAGEEPLQEKESSNTLYFIIGGILLLLAAAVVLWMLRKKSTRGFVGQLVVEVLDGNTGEKTYPQYKKLSGFRGKFTLHQLLQLAPELKESEKLVFTPGKNDRLLLRSGEGISVEKSGRAADTSRGLELKSGDRISVPLQTVDKTILLEYLI, encoded by the coding sequence ATGGCATCACCCGTTGCATCATTGCGGGCCTCGGCAGCCTCGGCGGCTCCGTCCCGGATTGATGCGGTACTGCTGATTGATGTCAGCAACTCGATGAATAAGAGCGACAAGAACAATATCGCCGGTGAGGCGATGAAGATGTTTATAGATATGCTGTCCGCACAAGGGGACAAAGTCGGGATCGTGGCTTACACCGACAAAGTCCAGCGGGAGAAAGCCTTGCTTGAGATCGGCTCAGCCGGAGACAAGCAGGATTTGAAGGATTTCATCGACGGGCTGGACCGCGGCCCCTATACGGATATTGCCGTCGGTGTGGAAGAAGCCGTCAAAGTGCTGGAGAACGGCAGCGACCCCGGCCATGAGCCGATGATCGTCATGCTGGCCGACGGCAACAATGATCTCAACGAGTCGGGCAGCCGGACCCAGAGCCAGTCTGACCAGGAGCTATCCGCTGCTGTGGATGCCGCCAAGCAGAAAGGCTATCCGATTTATACTATAGGCCTGAATGCTGATGGCAAGCTGAATAAAAACATTCTGGCCGGACTGTCGGATGAGACAGGCGGTAAAGCATTTACTACGGATTCAGCGGATGATCTGCCGCAGATTCTCAGCGAGATTTTTGCCAGCCATTTGAAGTTGAAGGTTGTGCCTGTGCAGTCGATTACGGCGAACGGCAGCTACCAGGATGTAACGATCAATGTGCCAAACAGCAGTGTGCTGGAAGCGAACATCTCCATTATGTCGTCACAGCCGGTGACCGCAAAACTGACTGATCCGTCCGGCAAGGAAGTAGCCATTCCGTCAGATGATGTTCTGCTGTCCAAGTCTTCCAGCTATAGTCTGATCAAGCTGCTCTCGCCGGAGCAGGGTGACTGGAAGCTGCAGGTGAAAGGCGTTCCGAAAGATAAGATCGATATTAATCTCGTATTCAACTATGATCTGGAGCTTAAGATAGATGCGCTGCCGTCCAAGGCGTATAAGAAGGGCGACACTGTTGACATCGTCTCACACCTGTACAGCAACGGTGCTCAGGTAACACTCAGCAATTTGTATCAAGATATGAAGGCGGTACTGCTTGCCACTGATGTTGATACAGGAGCTGTGCAGGAGATTCCGCTGGACAATTCCGGTGCGGAATTCAAAGGCGCTTTTGAGATCAAGGACAGCCATAACTACGAGCTCAAGGTTCGCGCGGAGGAGAGCAGTTTCTACCGTGAGAGCGATGTGCTCAAAATCGATGCCAAGACCGGAGCTGTAAGCACAGCGCCAGCGGCCACAAGCGGACCTGCCGGCGAAGAGCCTCTCCAGGAAAAAGAATCCTCGAATACCCTGTACTTCATCATCGGCGGCATCCTGCTGCTGCTTGCTGCGGCTGTAGTGCTGTGGATGCTGCGTAAGAAGTCGACTCGCGGTTTTGTCGGACAATTGGTTGTGGAGGTACTGGACGGCAACACTGGTGAGAAGACGTATCCGCAATATAAGAAGCTGTCCGGATTCCGGGGCAAATTCACGCTCCATCAGCTGCTGCAGCTTGCGCCTGAACTGAAGGAGAGTGAGAAGCTCGTGTTCACGCCCGGTAAAAATGACCGCCTGCTGCTGCGCAGCGGGGAAGGTATTTCCGTAGAGAAATCAGGACGGGCTGCCGATACCTCGCGCGGGCTGGAACTGAAGAGCGGGGACCGTATTTCGGTGCCGCTGCAAACTGTAGATAAGACCATTCTGCTTGAGTATTTAATATAG